Proteins encoded by one window of Candidatus Sumerlaea chitinivorans:
- a CDS encoding ADP-heptose synthase codes for MQIRKLVTLEEACRIREQLRKEGKRVVFVNGCFDVLHGGHISYLADARAQGDVMFAAVNSDKSERALKGPSRPIYTQEERLEILDAIRYIDYLILFDDLTVEPLLRALRPDVHAKGTDYTKDNVPERAIAIELGFETYIAGAPKENSSRDVISTVVERFGGLESDKLPADR; via the coding sequence GTGCAGATTCGAAAGCTGGTTACCTTAGAGGAAGCATGCCGAATCCGCGAGCAGCTTCGCAAGGAAGGTAAGCGGGTTGTTTTTGTGAATGGTTGCTTTGATGTGCTTCATGGCGGCCACATCTCGTACCTTGCGGATGCGCGCGCCCAAGGGGACGTTATGTTTGCTGCTGTGAACTCGGATAAGAGCGAACGCGCTCTGAAAGGTCCTTCGCGGCCCATTTACACGCAAGAAGAGCGCCTTGAGATCCTCGACGCGATTCGGTACATTGACTACCTCATCCTCTTTGACGATTTGACTGTGGAGCCACTTTTGCGAGCCCTGCGTCCGGACGTGCACGCAAAAGGCACGGATTATACGAAAGACAATGTTCCCGAACGCGCGATCGCTATCGAGCTTGGGTTTGAAACCTACATTGCGGGAGCCCCAAAAGAAAACTCGTCGCGTGATGTCATTTCCACTGTCGTCGAGCGCTTCGGCGGGCTCGAGTCGGATAAGCTTCCCGCGGACCGATGA
- a CDS encoding FolM Alternative dihydrofolate reductase 1, which yields MELKGKNVLVTGGAKRVGRAIVKRLVSKGARVFIHYHTSEPEARELVGQIREQGGIAECFQADLATTEGVQSLVEAIHQTGASIDVLVNNASVFFPTPLAELDATTWDRVLAVNLRAPFLLCRHFGQAMVEQQRGKIINIADTAVHRPYRNYAAYLVSKAGLAALTSVLALEFAPHVQVNTIAPGTVLFAEDFPETVRSAIVRRTPLQRIGSPEDIAAAVEYLIVSGDFITGAFLPVDGGSALGFQT from the coding sequence ATGGAACTGAAAGGGAAAAACGTCTTGGTGACTGGTGGCGCAAAGCGGGTGGGGCGCGCCATCGTTAAGCGACTTGTCTCGAAAGGCGCCCGCGTCTTCATTCATTATCACACGTCGGAACCAGAGGCTCGCGAACTTGTGGGGCAAATTCGGGAGCAGGGGGGCATAGCAGAATGTTTTCAGGCTGACCTTGCCACCACGGAAGGCGTCCAATCGCTCGTCGAGGCGATCCATCAGACAGGAGCATCAATTGACGTATTAGTAAACAATGCCTCCGTGTTCTTTCCCACACCGCTGGCTGAACTCGATGCAACGACGTGGGATCGGGTGTTGGCCGTCAATTTGCGTGCACCCTTTCTACTTTGCCGCCACTTCGGGCAGGCAATGGTTGAGCAACAAAGAGGCAAAATTATTAACATCGCGGACACCGCAGTCCATCGTCCCTACCGCAATTATGCCGCTTATCTTGTTTCGAAAGCTGGGCTTGCGGCCTTGACCTCGGTGTTGGCGCTGGAGTTTGCGCCTCACGTGCAGGTGAACACCATCGCCCCGGGGACCGTCCTGTTTGCAGAGGATTTTCCAGAAACGGTGCGTTCAGCGATTGTACGACGCACTCCCTTGCAGCGCATCGGCTCACCGGAGGATATTGCTGCTGCTGTGGAATATCTCATTGTTTCGGGCGATTTCATAACCGGAGCCTTTCTTCCTGTGGATGGCGGATCCGCTCTTGGGTTTCAGACGTGA
- a CDS encoding Single-stranded-DNA-specific exonuclease RecJ — MKHNSHVKPEERSNSYRWRFRQVDPALAESLVAEQGLPPAVSRILAGRPKLLATPCIEGILYPRLRDLHDPLGLQDIEKAAWRIRQAIRKGEGILIFGDYDADGTTATAILLRTLRLLEAKIEYHIPHRLKDGYGLNTSTIRKFADEGGKLLITVDTGIGAVDEVKFANERRLAVIITDHHQPPSILPDALAIVNPNRRDCSYPNKCLSGVGVAFKVAHALLKVCNVPAPKAKEFLKSLLDLVAIGTVADVVPLIGENRILVSHGLAQLAQTDSVGLKALQQAAQISGDRISAHDVGYRIAPRLNAAGRVDNANVCVELFLTTEETEAKRLAEKLERCNSQRKTLEQQILQQSLRQLELEKVGDQTYAIVVDGPDWHLGVLGIVASKLVEQWHRPAIVISKKGDMARGSARSIEDFNIFYALQGCEEHLCEYGGHPHAAGLELSPDNIPRFKEAFHAIAEEQLAERELVPTLTIDTEVAPSDITDELMAYLQRLEPFGPENPRPVLLLRNMRLQGNPIIRGDSHLAFHLTSNGHRFEAIAFQQSYRYQELVAKGREGIDVAFTPTLNTFRGETRIQLEVRDIHFPGEDV; from the coding sequence ATGAAGCACAATAGCCACGTGAAACCCGAAGAGCGATCAAATTCTTATCGCTGGCGCTTCCGGCAGGTGGATCCTGCACTTGCTGAATCGTTAGTCGCAGAGCAGGGTTTGCCCCCAGCCGTGTCTCGTATTTTGGCGGGACGCCCCAAGCTGCTTGCCACCCCTTGCATCGAAGGAATTTTGTATCCCCGGCTTCGCGACCTTCATGACCCTCTGGGACTTCAGGACATTGAGAAGGCGGCGTGGAGGATCCGGCAGGCGATCCGCAAAGGAGAAGGGATCCTTATTTTTGGCGACTACGATGCCGATGGGACCACAGCAACCGCAATTCTGTTACGGACGCTACGACTTCTCGAGGCGAAGATCGAGTACCATATCCCCCATCGCCTCAAAGACGGCTATGGCCTCAATACCTCAACCATCCGCAAGTTTGCCGATGAGGGTGGGAAACTCCTGATCACGGTGGACACAGGAATCGGTGCAGTGGATGAAGTAAAATTTGCAAATGAGCGTAGGCTCGCAGTGATCATCACCGACCACCACCAGCCGCCCTCCATTCTTCCTGATGCTTTGGCCATCGTGAATCCGAACCGACGCGATTGCTCCTACCCCAATAAATGTCTCAGCGGTGTCGGGGTCGCGTTCAAGGTTGCGCATGCGCTGCTCAAGGTTTGCAACGTTCCGGCGCCTAAGGCGAAGGAGTTTCTAAAATCTCTGCTCGATTTAGTAGCGATCGGAACAGTCGCCGACGTCGTCCCATTGATCGGCGAAAACAGGATCCTCGTCTCTCATGGCCTTGCTCAGCTCGCACAGACTGACAGTGTGGGACTGAAAGCGTTACAACAAGCAGCGCAGATAAGTGGGGACCGCATCTCGGCACACGACGTGGGTTACCGCATCGCACCCCGGCTCAATGCTGCGGGCCGCGTGGATAACGCAAACGTCTGCGTTGAGCTCTTTCTGACAACCGAAGAAACAGAAGCAAAGCGGCTTGCCGAAAAGCTTGAGCGGTGCAATTCGCAGCGAAAAACCCTCGAGCAGCAGATCCTGCAACAATCACTCCGTCAGCTCGAACTGGAAAAAGTTGGGGATCAAACTTATGCCATTGTAGTGGACGGCCCAGATTGGCACCTTGGAGTTCTTGGCATTGTCGCTTCCAAGCTTGTGGAGCAATGGCATCGTCCCGCGATTGTAATCTCGAAGAAAGGCGACATGGCTCGTGGGTCTGCGCGCAGCATCGAGGATTTTAACATTTTTTACGCCCTCCAAGGCTGCGAGGAACACCTTTGCGAATATGGCGGGCATCCCCATGCAGCCGGACTCGAATTGTCGCCCGACAACATCCCAAGATTTAAGGAAGCATTTCACGCCATTGCCGAGGAACAGCTGGCAGAACGGGAACTTGTCCCAACCTTGACGATCGATACGGAGGTGGCCCCCTCCGATATCACTGACGAGCTTATGGCCTATCTCCAGCGTCTTGAACCATTTGGTCCCGAAAATCCCCGGCCCGTGCTTCTCCTGCGTAACATGAGGCTCCAAGGCAATCCAATAATTCGCGGGGATTCCCATCTCGCTTTTCACCTCACAAGTAACGGCCACCGGTTCGAGGCCATCGCCTTCCAGCAAAGCTACCGCTACCAAGAGCTTGTGGCAAAAGGTCGCGAAGGCATAGACGTGGCGTTTACCCCAACGCTGAACACATTCCGGGGCGAAACGAGAATTCAACTTGAAGTGCGAGACATCCACTTTCCGGGAGAAGATGTATGA
- a CDS encoding D-glycero-D-manno-heptose 1,7-bisphosphate phosphatase: MVNRDQPKPAVFLDRDGTICEEVGYLDHPDKLKLIPGSAEAIRNLREAGFWVFVTTNQSGVARGYFAESVVHLVHSRLDTLLAEAGARVDAYFYCPHHPKAVLEEYRRECRCRKPNIGMIEQAVAQFPVELDRSFTVGDKLSDCEFGRNAGLTPVLVRTGYGREEEARLSAGQAGCRPALVADDLAQAVAWILSHPLAMPKT; this comes from the coding sequence ATGGTGAATCGCGATCAACCCAAACCAGCTGTTTTTCTCGACCGTGACGGAACGATTTGTGAGGAAGTCGGTTATCTGGATCATCCCGACAAGCTCAAACTCATTCCGGGTTCGGCGGAGGCGATCCGCAATCTGCGAGAAGCTGGGTTTTGGGTTTTCGTGACGACCAATCAATCGGGGGTTGCGCGCGGCTATTTCGCCGAGTCGGTGGTCCACCTCGTCCATTCACGTCTGGATACATTATTGGCAGAAGCTGGGGCTCGTGTGGATGCGTACTTTTATTGCCCACATCATCCGAAGGCAGTGTTGGAAGAATACAGGCGGGAATGCCGCTGTCGCAAACCCAACATCGGGATGATCGAGCAAGCCGTCGCGCAGTTCCCAGTCGAATTAGATCGTTCGTTTACGGTTGGAGATAAACTCAGTGATTGCGAATTTGGCCGCAATGCTGGTTTAACCCCAGTTTTAGTTCGGACAGGTTACGGCAGAGAGGAAGAAGCCAGACTGAGCGCTGGGCAGGCTGGTTGCCGCCCCGCGCTTGTGGCGGACGACCTTGCTCAGGCAGTTGCATGGATCCTTAGCCATCCGTTGGCTATGCCGAAGACGTAA